In the genome of Equus caballus isolate H_3958 breed thoroughbred chromosome 3, TB-T2T, whole genome shotgun sequence, the window CGTAAGTGTCTCCCATTATTTCATCTCCTCATCAACGAATTAATTAGCCTATGCTGCCTCCAACACTCAAGCTGACATTCCATCTGGATTCTTTCCACGTCTTAGCATTGGAGCCCTAGCAACACACATATTAACATTTTAGAGATCTGGTAGGAACGTTGTTATAATTTGGGGCCAGTCacaatcattatttttctttttccttttgaatttggGTTGTTGGAAAGCACTAAACCAAAGAGCAATGTAGACACAATGGGTAAGATGAAGGGCTAACAAAGGAGAATGTTAATatgacatgtttttaaaagtatccCCTAAACCAAAGAAGGCAGGGTAGTCGAGAGCTAACCACTCACTTGTATGAAAGAAATCCTTCAACTAGCGAATTATCCAATACTAGTTCAATTTTGATTTTAAGAATTTGCGAAAATTCTTTAAAACACGACTATCACATAGTGTACGTATCTGTAGTATCGTTAACCCCCCAAGAGAAACATTTCACACACAGAGACCACCCTGCGCTCACGAATGCATCCACTAGGGGCCTCACCTTAACCAGCACCTTTCGCAGTTCCTCGAAGTAGACCGGGAACTCCGCTTCCACCTGAAGGTCTTCAATAGCAAAAAATGACGCCATCGACTGGATGACATCACCAGCCAAATCAATATCATCAGTATTTACAGTGATCTGTGtgcagaaaaaagagacaagttCAGCATCCTCAGATATTAAAGACAAAGTTAGCTGAACCAGTACCTCAATTTCCCGATattcaacacatttattgagcataaaTTTATATGTGGTGATGAAGAAGACAGGGGTTAGGCCTCATGGAAATTACAAACCACATTCATTATCTCTAGGAGCAGACTACAAGACCAATCCTCTAGCCTTATAAACTAAACAACAAAATCACTCAAACAGTGAAAATGTTTCCGTTCACCTCTGTTTTCTCAACCCTTCCCAGATCAGACAAGGAGGGCtgaagggaaggagggggtgAGGCAGAAAACCGCTTTTCTAGAATATATCCCCGTGTCTAAGATGACTAACACCAACAGATGAAGTTGAAACACGTGGTTTTATGGTCTTGAGATTGGTGTCACCCAACTCACTTTGCACTGAATGCTAAACATTACAGGAGAAATCTGTGCCCGTGACAGCAAACATTACCTCTCcactaagttttatttttatatacagcTGGCCACCATTCCGTAAGGATGTGAAACACACTTGAAACGGAGCGTTCTGAATGTTAGTGTCTTCTGGTAACAGAAAGTTCTGGCTGAGCCACATAACAACCTTAAAATGAACAGGATGAAATgaacttcatttttaaagtatagtCATTCTTAAGAGTTATCCTTCTTTCTAGTTTTACTGCCTGgtaaacaaacaaagaaagaatCATACTTCCCCCCGACCAAGAAAACACTAATCACGCTCCCTGTTCTCACCTTACACGTGTTCTTGAGTAACATTCATAATTATGTCTGGCCCTACAGCATACATGATTTTATAGCATTTTCAACGTAAGCAGAATCTTATATGCAATGTAGAAACAATTCAGGAAGGACACTAATTCTGTTTACACAATAGCTCTTCTGTGGCTATATACTGGACAAGGTAGTCTACTTAAaactattccattccattccttaaaaaaattttaaataaagaatgcATGCGCACACGAAGCACAGACACAGAGGTACATCTACACAATGAGAATAAATTttagtattaataataatagtactttaCCGTGGTTTACAACACAGCTTCCACATGAGAACCACCCGTGAGGCCTTTTGGAAGGGCCCACCTATAGTTTCTGGTTCCACAGGCTGGGCAGGGGCCTAAGAATCTACAAGATTGCAAAGCCTCACTGAGAGCTCTGAAGTCCAGCCAAGGTTAAAGGCCACTAGTATTAGTCCTCTAAACTTTACGAGGTACTGTCACACCACTTACATAATCTTCAGGGGCCCCTCTGAGCTACGACTAGCCTCACCTATAAGTGAGGATAAGGAAAGAGCCTCAGACCAGGGAGGGGAGTTCCCCCAAAGCACGACGAATTTAATTAGTTAAGGTAGtgagggcctggcccggtggcgcagcggttaagttcacatgttccgctttggcggccctgggttcactggttcagatcccaggtgcggacatggcactgcttggcaagccatgctgtggtacgtgtcccacatataaagtagaggaagatgggcactgatgttagctcagggccagtcttcctcagcgaaaagaggaggattggcagcagttagctcagggctaatcttcctcaaaaaaaaaataaaaataaaaaatataattagttaagGTAGCATTTGAACCCAAAAATGTTCTCAGCTCCAAGTCCTACTCTCCCTCCATTTTGAAGCAGGTTCCTCTTGAAACACGGGGTCAGGACAACACACTAAGACCATAACTACAGAGAGGAATTGAAAACTGGTAAGAATTCACCTATAACAAGGATTGCTCAGGTAAATAAGGTGCCTATGTTTTCAAAGTGAGAGAAGgtattttagcaatatttttgtTACATTACCAGCCAACTCCAAGCTACATAACTCTTTCATGTCATAACTACTGCTACTAAATAACTCATTCATGCAATTCCCCTCTTCTATGAAATAACACCTAAAGGGTTCCAAAGTGCCAAAGTATTggggaaaaaagccagacacTCACCCTCTGTGCCCGTTCTGCAATGGTAAAGTTAACATAACTGAGTGGCTCGCTGGCGGAGTCCGGGCTGGTCAGCGCATACATGGAAAACCGGGGCAGCTGTCTTGTCAATTCAAACACGTGGAACTGCGTGCTAAGGTCAACCAATGGAAGACAAGACAAGCGTTTTGCATAGAATGTTATTTCAAAATGCAAGGCCCAGAAAATAAAGTCATTACTGGGTCCCCAAGTTGATATTTAAGGGTTTCACTGAAGAGAAAAACCCCCGAAAACTTGAGGGTTAAAGTACTACAGTAATGGGGTTTGGGATTTAGAGATAACGTGAGTCAACAGATACACATACGTGCACCAAGGGTTTAAAACACCCTAAAAGGaatctgaaaaggcttttatATGCCACAGATCTGGCAGTTTTTCTTCACTAACTGAGGTTGTATTTAACTCTAATATTTAAAGGCGCAACCTAACCCTTGCAGTCTTAGTGGCTAAAACTAGAAGCTGACAAATCAtcaattaaacatattttttgaaattttgtgaTAAGATCATCAGactaaaaccagaaaataaccaTCTTAAACAcacatagcttttatttttatgtttgaaagaTTTCAAATTAGGGAAATAAAGGGTCATGAGAAGCCTTGCCTGGGTGAGTAGAACCACTAAGTGGCTTCTTTGGCCCCACAGAATCCATGGCAAAATGGAAAATCTACACATTTTGCTCTCCTCTAAGTGCTATCTGGAAAGGAACTGTGATTTGCAAAGGGTCACCTGCATCTGTAACCCACGAAGGTTTTCAAGTGCAGATCCACAGGGACGTCCTTGGGAGGGGTAATTGGAACGCGGATGGAGCTGGAAAGGTTGTGAATGCTGGGGTGTACCACATGGCTTTCACCTAGAAAAATGCCCTCTGCAAAAATCAGTACTGCTCGGATGATGGTGTCTgtagggaagagagaaaatagcaGTTCAAGAACCACTCCAAGATGGCACAGGTGCCTACAAATGCCAGCTACAAATAACTTCTTACCATTAGAAGTGGAAATGCACAATTCTGCATGAGCAGCCTGTGTCTCATTCCCCAGATTGACCGAGAGGGCAGTGTGGAGCTTGGTATTGGCTGGGATTATGCCCCGATGCCCATCAGCCTCATTCAGCGGACTGCTGGATTCAGCCTGTAAAACACCCCACCCACTTCCAACTCAGTCACCGAAACACTGAACTAATgccaattttaaataatacagctATTCAGTTTCAAAAGGCAAACTCCTCATTATCTTATTAATCTGATTCTTTAGAATTTGAAGACTCACCTCACTAGCGCTCCCTTGCCCTACCTGGCCTTTTCCCAAGGGAAAATACGCTTGTCTCCTTCTGTGGTTAGGGTCCACTGCACCCCATTCATGTCTCTTACATTTTTTTGTATTGtacttttaaataacaaaagaaattcaCTTAGTATAGTAAATCCAAATACAGTATGCATGACAGGACAAACTAAAGTCCTACTCCCCAGCTCATCCTCCAGCCAGTTTGGTACATATGTGTatagaaacatacacacacacacagagtttttgTAGTTGTCCGTTTTTACATTATTTGTtcttgaaaaagacaaaagatactCTATACACATAGTTCTTGCCTTCTTTCACTAATACCACAGATATCATTCCACATCAGTCCAAGCATGCATCCTTCACTCTTTTGAGCTGCTTAATATTCCCCCGCACATACTCCCTGCTACTGATTAACAGGAAGTTGCTTCCCACCGTTCACTGCCACAAACAGTGCTGCAGTAAATGTCTTTGAACATGCATCCAAATATCTTAGCtattcctggaagtggaatttcTAGATGAAAGGACACATGCCCTCTTAATTTCCACACTAGCAAAAAGGCAGAAGCAACCCGCACCTCCACCAGTGAGAAGGAGGGAGCCTGCACCACGGCAGACGTCGaaactctttttcttcctccacaTTTGCTGATCCTCCTGGTCCTTGTCAGCTTTTCAGACTCCCACTTCCCCTTCACATTAGGACCTACCTTGGCGTTTTCCTCATAGTTACGGAGTTCCAGCAACAGATTCTGTTTCTTCTGACTCAGCTCTCGGATCAGATCCTGCTCTATGCTGGTGTCCAGGAGGTTCCCTCTCATCTCAGCTGTGCCTGGCAGGTAGCCCCGgactgaagagaaggaaaaaacattcACCGGACTGAAGACTAACCCAAGTATGGCCAggtctaccttttttttttgcttgaggaagataagccctgagctaatatctgtgccaatcttcttccactctATATGtaggataccaccacagcatggctgatgaatggtgtaggtccatgcccaggatccaaacccacaaaccccaggctactgaagcagagcacattaAACTTAACCAAACTTAACTATGatgcctcaagcaaaaaaagaggaggattggcaacagatgttacctcagggctaatcttcctcagcaaaaaacaaaacaaaaaaaccctaagtTCTCATCTTCCTAACTTAGGTGAATTTACCAGGATGAGAGGATACCCAAACACTTTATAGTAGAATTTCCTGGTATTCTGACCCAATCAAATTGAAAATCTGACTTTTCAAGGATTTTTCTCATCCCAATTTACTTTCCCCATCCACTGAGCAGCAGATTAACTGGACGTGGCCATCCATCCGGTAATCTCCCTCTACCACACCAGcaattgcagaagaaaagttgtCTTTAAAGATGACCTCTCCAGTTCGGTCACTTCGAGCATcaacctaaaaataaaacaagaacttGAAAAATTGCTTATgctacagtttaaaaaaaaattttttaagttgaaattGGCTTTTAAGGTCATTTAGTCAAGCAGTTTTCAAGAGTAGTCCACGGAGCCCTGTGGCTTCTCAGGAGGTACCCAGGATGACTGGGGCCTGAGGGGACCATAAGAGGCCTCGACCAGctgtgctttcttcttctttttcaacaaaAGCTGCTGCACATATTGGCCTTTACATAATATCTCATTTGGAGAAATGGGTCAGCTGAGAAGCAGTACATACGGTATATATAGCACAGTGCAGAAGTCCAGACTGTCTGGGATTcgattccagctctgccacttactttctatgcaatcttgggcaagtttcttaaccatTCTGTGCGTGGTCTCCTTATTTGGGGATCAATAACAAGAACAGGAGGAAAACAACAGTCCCTGCCCCTCAGGGTTGTAATGAGGCCTAAAGGGGTTAACACATGTGAAGctcttagaacagagcctggcacagagaagtgTGAGAGAAATGTTAGCCTTACataaaaatttcatctttattatgtataaatgtatacaatatatttatatctaaagTTTGAAAAACGCCAAGCTAGCCCAGTCTTCCACCAGATAACCTTTTATAATAACCCTGTTTAAGAGTCCCTCTTCCACACGAAAACTATTCAGACACTTTAGAGAGCCCTCCTgtcctctctgagtctcctcttCCTGAGAGgggcaaataaataaacaactgaTCAGAAACAAATGCGTCTCAAAAACAACACTGAAAATGATGATTTTGTTCTAAGCAAGAACACATGTACTGTCAGTAAAAGGCTAGCTATGGAAAATCCGGCAAAGCAATCATCTCAGTGACCAACGCCATtcactatttttgtcttttcataaACATCCTTCTGGGCAAAactttgcaaagaaaaaataaatttaggtcATAGCCTACTACTAGCTTCAACCCCTTGTCTGGAGCATATCACACTCAAGGATCATGCTATTAATAACATCACGTAAGCCTGAAAATTACAGATGCTAAAGCCTGTGCAGTCATGAATGGCCTGGATTTACAAGGCTCTTAGCACATCAACTCAACCCTCTAGCTCAGACTGAACTGAACTTGCTTCTTTCTGGCTACATAATGGCCTTCAGCACTGCATTTCCACAATATTTAGCAAACAAGAGGGTTCATTTGCTAACTAAGAAGCAAGGCTACAAATTAATATTTCTGTGAATAGTCTGTGCTTTTGCTTTATTGAACACGAAGCTTCTGCCCTGGAGGTGAGGACGGCCCTCCGACTCAACAAACGACCTACTGAAGACAAAGTTAACTGGCTAGTTGCATTGATTTAGTATTTTTGCTCCTATATTCACATGTGGGATCtgtacattttccttttctatgttaTTTCTTTTAAGTGTAGAAACCAGTTATTCTACTTATATAATGAACTGtataattttcttgtctttttttatgcccTGGAACAGATTATATAATAGAAATTCCTTAAAATTTGATAGTGTTTAACTATAAAAACATCTAGGTCCAGAGTCATATTTGAAGGTAACTTTTGACAACTTCTCAAGTGTAATAGTTTCTAATTCTTGAATCaatcataataatttatattcccccagaatatggtctattttatggatttttaagtttcttaataAGCAACTACACAGTCTttccttataatttttaataCCCATAccaaagacaaaaccaaaaagagAAGCAGGAACCAACATAACAATTTTTTGGAATCTGTTCTTCACACAGCACCAAAGGAAGGTTACAACGTACTgagcaaaagtaaagaaaagtcaaaaaagaaaagataggaatTAGCTGATCTCCTTCAGGCAATCCAGCACTGACAGACAAGAAGGCGAGGGCAAATGGTATCCATGGAGATCTGGCAGCTAGGCAGGCAGTTTCTAACAAGACAATCCTGACTTGCCAAAAGTAGAAAATTCTCATTtgaagtttaaaaaggaaaaaaatagcaaaaagattttattttgaagttataGCTGGGAAAACAATATGATAACATGATTCTTCAAAGTTTTCAGTCAGTCTTGAAGATTTATTAGAAAAGACCTATACAAACAGTTCCCTATTAGcttattaaaattcctttttttttttactggccTACACCTCGGATCAAGCTGATCACACTGATTCTCGTTCCTTCAAGGAAGAGATTTAGAAAGAATCTTCCTGAAGATGTTCCCCTAAATAGGGCTTATAAGACTGAAAGGACACTCATTCAGTCTGTAGTCTTGACAACTATcgcagaaagaaaaaacaccgAAAGATTATGAAGTTAATTTTGAAAGCACAGCCAAAGAATGCAAGCTTATATTCTCAGGTTACTGTTCTGAGTCATATAGCCAACATATCTCAATTATTACTTTGAATTATACCTGAACTCTGCTATTTAAACTTACCTTCCCGTTGGACCAACCAGTTATCAGTTCACACACTCCATCAGAATTAAGGTCAAAAGCATGAATGCTCATGGCATGATTTTTGGACTGAAAAGGAATTTCAACAATTAGCACTGAAGTCTCTCAATAAGTATAAAATCCCTGAATATGAGAGGCTGAATCATACGAACTTTAATTCTCCAATATCGGGCTGTTTTGTCATAAACTCCAACTGTGCCATTGGAAAGGGCGTAACCAAATCGACTGCCATACATGGGGCAAAGAGAGGTGATTATCTGCAAAAAATCATACATAAAATACAACATCTGTTCATTAACGTTCAATTTAACGCAAAGTATGGCTTTATAAAATTGCATGCCTTGCTACAAGTGtgttaaaattagttttaaacgcACTTCCAATATTATACACATTATTATACATGCTAAACTCACAATGTGTTAGAGATTATTCCAGTTTCCCTAACTTATATCTAACAGTCTAAATTTTAAAGACTTGTAAAATCCACAAATGAATACCTTACgtgtacatttttctttctatgacAATTTATTTTtgctagagatgaaagacactttttagaataaaacataatCCTTAGAAAAGTGAAACCCAAACACATGGATTTGTGTGTATGTAACAACATACTGAATGCACATATTATATAAGTCTGCTCAAGGATTTAACATCcttaaaaggataaaattttagacattaaatgaaattatcctttaaagttAAAACCAAAGCTTAATGATATCTATGATCCTGCAGATCTACTTTCTAATTCTGACACTAATACAAGagatattaagaaataaatcaaataaagcAGAGAATAGTTATGTAATTTCCTCTACACCTACAGCTTTTCTACAAAACCACCCACTTCACTTAACTCTGAATACAAAGTGCTGTGTAGGACTCCAAAATGTCTTTAGCTCAAGACATTCTTTTGGCAATACTTAGTACTGTTCAACTGCCAAATGAATTATAATTTTGCTGATCTGCAAAAAGACATTTGAGCTAGGAGCAAAATC includes:
- the BBS2 gene encoding BBSome complex member BBS2, whose protein sequence is MLLPVFTLKLRHKISPRMVAVGRYDGTHPCLAAATQAGKVLIHNPHTRSQHFSASRVFQSPLESDVSLLNINQAVTCLTAGVLNPELGYDALLVGTQTNLLAYDVYNNSDLFYREVADGASAMVLGTLGDIPSPLAIIGGNCALQGFDHAGNDLFWTVTGDNVHSLALCDFDGDGKKELLVGSEDFDIRVFKEDEIVAEMTETEIITSLCPMYGSRFGYALSNGTVGVYDKTARYWRIKSKNHAMSIHAFDLNSDGVCELITGWSNGKVDARSDRTGEVIFKDNFSSAIAGVVEGDYRMDGHVQLICCSVDGEIRGYLPGTAEMRGNLLDTSIEQDLIRELSQKKQNLLLELRNYEENAKAESSSPLNEADGHRGIIPANTKLHTALSVNLGNETQAAHAELCISTSNDTIIRAVLIFAEGIFLGESHVVHPSIHNLSSSIRVPITPPKDVPVDLHLKTFVGYRCSTQFHVFELTRQLPRFSMYALTSPDSASEPLSYVNFTIAERAQRVVMWLSQNFLLPEDTNIQNAPFQVCFTSLRNGGQLYIKIKLSGEITVNTDDIDLAGDVIQSMASFFAIEDLQVEAEFPVYFEELRKVLVKVDEYHSVHQKLSADMADNSNLIRSLLVRAEDARLMRDMKTMKSRYMELYDLNKDLLNGYKIRCNNHTELLGNLKAVNQAIQRAGRLRVGKPKNQVITACRDAIRSNNINMLFRIMRVGTASS